TATTTCTTGCCGCTATAATCCTGGTGGAGTTTTTGAACTGGGAACCGATATTATGGACAATCCTGAAGAAGCCAAGTTTGGAATGACCAAGGAGCAATTGATCCAAGCCTTTATCGAGTTGAAAGAACTAGGTGTGGAAGAGTTTGGCATTCATGCTTTATTAGCTTCTAATACAGTATCCAACGACTACTATCCAGAGCTAGCGCGTCAACTTTTTGAATTGGCAGTAGAAGTCGTCGAGAAAACAGGTGTCCACTTGGGCTTCATCAACCTCTCTGGTGGAGTTGGGGTCAATTACAAGCCGGAGCAAGAACCAAATGATATTGCCATTATTGGGGAAGGTGTGCATCGCGTTTTTGATGAGATTCTCAAACCGGCAGGACTTGGTCATGTGAAAATCTATACCGAGCTTGGTCGCTTTATGCTGGCTTCACACGGCCTCCTGGTAACCAGAGTCACTCATAAAAAGAAAACCTACCGGACCTATGTGGGCGTCGATGCTTCAGCTGTGAATCTTCTCAGACCGGCTATGTACGGTGCTTATCACCATATTACCAATATGGATCGTCCAGATGGACCAACTGAAGTGGTTGATGTCGTGGGAAGTCTCTGTGAAAATAACGATAAATTTGCCAAACAACGAGAACTACCCGTGACGGAGATTGGAGATTTACTTGTGATCCATGACACCGGAGCTCATGGATTTTCAATGGGCTATCAGTACAATGCTAAGTTGCGTTCTGCAGAAGTTTTGCTTCAAGAAGATGGGCAGGCCCGTTTGATTCGTCGAGCAGAAAAACCAGAAGATTATCTTGCGACACTCTACGGCTTTGACATTGAAAAATAAGCGATTGTCTGATATAATGATAGTTATGTAAAAATAATGGATCGGAGAAAATTGTATGAATCTCTTTTTAGGAATTTTGTTGATTATTTTAGCTTTCTTTGGTGGGATGATTGCAGGAATGTTCTTGCTTCGTCGTCAATTTGAAAAAGAATTTGCATCAAACCCACGTTTGAATGTTGAAGCAGTTCGTACGCTTTTAGGAGCGAGCGGCCAACGTCCAAGCGAAGCAAAAGTTCAACAAGTCTATCGCCAAATTGTGAGCCAACAAAAATCAGCAATGGCGAAAAACAAGAAAAAATAAGAGTGGGGCAATCTCACGATAATAAATGAGAGGGGCTTGGAGGAATTTCTTAGTCCCTCCTTTTGGAAGGAAGAGATATGGATAACCGACCGATTGGTTTTTTAGATTCTGGAGTAGGGGGCCTGACTGTTGTCCGCGAATTGCTCCGTCAGCTTCCTCACGAAGATGTCGTCTATATTGGAGATTCAGCGCGTGCACCTTATGGTCCTAGACCAGCAGACCAAATTCGCGAGTATAC
The Streptococcus parasanguinis genome window above contains:
- a CDS encoding diaminopimelate decarboxylase, whose protein sequence is MKTPFVTREQLESLTQEFPTPFHLYDEAGIRETARALHQAFAWNEGFKEYFAIKATPNPSILKILQEEGCGVDTASYVELLMADKLGFSGKEIMFSSNNTPADEFVYARELGATINLDAYEDIAFLKSVTSIPKVISCRYNPGGVFELGTDIMDNPEEAKFGMTKEQLIQAFIELKELGVEEFGIHALLASNTVSNDYYPELARQLFELAVEVVEKTGVHLGFINLSGGVGVNYKPEQEPNDIAIIGEGVHRVFDEILKPAGLGHVKIYTELGRFMLASHGLLVTRVTHKKKTYRTYVGVDASAVNLLRPAMYGAYHHITNMDRPDGPTEVVDVVGSLCENNDKFAKQRELPVTEIGDLLVIHDTGAHGFSMGYQYNAKLRSAEVLLQEDGQARLIRRAEKPEDYLATLYGFDIEK
- a CDS encoding YneF family protein, whose protein sequence is MNLFLGILLIILAFFGGMIAGMFLLRRQFEKEFASNPRLNVEAVRTLLGASGQRPSEAKVQQVYRQIVSQQKSAMAKNKKK